One Phalacrocorax aristotelis chromosome Z, bGulAri2.1, whole genome shotgun sequence DNA window includes the following coding sequences:
- the LOC142050757 gene encoding purpurin isoform X2, which translates to MKYAWYVFLASILSTVEYSLAQTCAVESFSVKDNFDPKRYAGKWYALAKKDPEGLFLQDNISAEYTVEEDGTMTASSKGRVKLFGFWVICADMAAQYTVPDPTTPAKMYMTYQGLASYLSSGGDNYWVIDTDYDNYAITYACRSLKEDGSCDDGYSLIFSRNPRGLPPAIQRIVRQKQEEICMSGQFQPVLQSGAC; encoded by the exons ATGAAATACGCATGGTATGTTTTCCTGGCCTCGATCCTCTCCACTGTTGAATATAGCCTAGCTCAGACCTGTGCAGTGGAATCGTTCTCTGTGAAAGACAATTTTGATCCAAAAAGG TACGCAGGGAAATGGTATGCCCTAGCCAAGAAGGATCCAGAGGGCCTTTTCCTTCAGGACAACATCTCTGCTGAATACACAGTGGAGGAAGATGGCACAATGACAGCATCTTCCAAAGGCCGAGTGAAGCTTTTTGG GTTCTGGGTGATCTGTGCTGACATGGCTGCTCAGTATACGGTACCTGACCCAACCACTCCAGCAAAAATGTACATGACCTACCAAGGCCTGGCCAGCTACCTCTCCAGTGGCG GGGACAACTACTGGGTGATTGACACCGACTATGATAACTATGCCATTACCTATGCCTGCCGCAGTCTAAAGGAGGACGGCTCCTGTGATGATGGCTACTCCCTGATCTTCTCACGCAACCCCCGTGGCCTCCCCCCAGCCATCCAGCGCATTGTGCGtcagaagcaggaagaaatcTGCATGTCTGGCCAGTTCCAGCCCGTGCTTCAGTCAG ggGCCTGCTAA
- the LOC142050757 gene encoding purpurin isoform X1 has protein sequence MKYAWYVFLASILSTVEYSLAQTCAVESFSVKDNFDPKRYAGKWYALAKKDPEGLFLQDNISAEYTVEEDGTMTASSKGRVKLFGFWVICADMAAQYTVPDPTTPAKMYMTYQGLASYLSSGGDNYWVIDTDYDNYAITYACRSLKEDGSCDDGYSLIFSRNPRGLPPAIQRIVRQKQEEICMSGQFQPVLQSGTLG, from the exons ATGAAATACGCATGGTATGTTTTCCTGGCCTCGATCCTCTCCACTGTTGAATATAGCCTAGCTCAGACCTGTGCAGTGGAATCGTTCTCTGTGAAAGACAATTTTGATCCAAAAAGG TACGCAGGGAAATGGTATGCCCTAGCCAAGAAGGATCCAGAGGGCCTTTTCCTTCAGGACAACATCTCTGCTGAATACACAGTGGAGGAAGATGGCACAATGACAGCATCTTCCAAAGGCCGAGTGAAGCTTTTTGG GTTCTGGGTGATCTGTGCTGACATGGCTGCTCAGTATACGGTACCTGACCCAACCACTCCAGCAAAAATGTACATGACCTACCAAGGCCTGGCCAGCTACCTCTCCAGTGGCG GGGACAACTACTGGGTGATTGACACCGACTATGATAACTATGCCATTACCTATGCCTGCCGCAGTCTAAAGGAGGACGGCTCCTGTGATGATGGCTACTCCCTGATCTTCTCACGCAACCCCCGTGGCCTCCCCCCAGCCATCCAGCGCATTGTGCGtcagaagcaggaagaaatcTGCATGTCTGGCCAGTTCCAGCCCGTGCTTCAGTCAGGTACTTTGGGCTAA